A stretch of the Hippoglossus hippoglossus isolate fHipHip1 chromosome 1, fHipHip1.pri, whole genome shotgun sequence genome encodes the following:
- the srp68 gene encoding signal recognition particle subunit SRP68 produces the protein MAADKQNEGKVSLTDENKKNSSDGGLGLEILQIIKESQQQHGLRHGDYQRYRGYCSRRLRRLRKALGFKMGNRHKFIGKKITVEMLSDNRYLLLVLMEAERAWSYAMQLKQEANTEPRKRFHLLARLRKAAKHSEKLEKLCESPRVDAKTKLEAQAYTAYLGGMVKFELQEWKLAMEAFNKCKTIYEKLASAFTEELAVLYRQRVDEISPNIRYCAYNIGDQNAINDLMQMRLTGGGGGMMAEKLESLITQARTKQAATMGEVEWRGRVVPVKIDKARIFLLGLADNESAIAQAANEETKEHLYETLLAECRDTIQAVREELKSEAKQRERGTEGDSGKVSHLQFLHSYLTYIKLCTLVKRNESMAHTLQAKLKEPETDESKRGPRPQDLIRLYDIILQSLAELSTLQGLEDDHTFQKEVSLKTLVYKAYRCFFIAQSYVLVKKWSEALVLYERVLKYAKEVQSKAKNLNNSLKDLPDVQELIAEVNAEKYSLQAAAILDTDETAEVPSQLQVKDNRPLCERLETFRLDTALVGKHPNLVQFPPDFQPIPCKPLFFDLALNHVAFPPLDDKVEQKGKGGLTGYIKGIFGFGS, from the exons ATGGCCGCAGACAAGCAGAACGAAGGGAAAGTTTCCCTCacggatgaaaacaaaaagaactcGTCAGACGGAGGACTCGGACTGGAGA TCCTGCAAATCATCAAGGagtcccagcagcagcatggcCTCAGACACGGAGACTACCAGAGATACAG GGGCTACTGCTCTCGCAGGCTGCGTCGCCTGCGCAAGGCTCTTGGCTTCAAGATGGGAAATAGACACAAGTTCATTGGGAAGAAAATAACTGTCGAAATGCTTTCTGACAACAG GTACCTATTGCTGGTTTTGATGGAGGCAGAACGTGCATGGAGCTACGCCATGCAGCTGAAGCAGGAGGCCAATACAGAACCACGTAAACGCTTCCACCTGCTGGCACGTCTACGAAAGGCTGCCAAGCACAGTgagaagctggagaagctcTGTGAAAGCCCCCGCGTCGATGCTAAGACCAAACTGGAGGCACAG gCCTACACTGCTTACCTAGGTGGCATGGTAAAGTTTGAATTGCAGGAATGGAAGCTTGCCATGGAGGCTTTCAACAAGTGCAA AACAATCTATGAGAAACTAGCCAGTGCTTTCACAGAGGAGCTGGCAGTTCTGTACCGCCAGCGCGTGGACGAGATCTCGCCCAACATCCGCTACTGTGCTTACAACATTG GTGATCAGAACGCCATCAATGACTTGATGCAGATGAGACTgactggtggaggaggaggcatgATGGCTGAGAAACTGGAG tCCCTGATCACTCAGGCAAGAACCAAGCAAGCAGCCACCATGGGTGAAGTGGAGTGGCGAGGCCGGGTGGTGCCCGTCAAGATCGACAAGGCTCGCATCTTCCTGTTGGGTCTGGCAGACAACGAGTCAGCCATTGCTCAG GCAGCTAATGAGGAGACCAAAGAGCATCTCTATGAGACCCTGCTGGCCGAGTGCAGAGACACCATCCAGGCTGTGAGAGAGGAACTCAAGAGTGAGGCG AAGCAGCGAGAGAGAGGCACTGAAGGCGACAGTGGTAAAGTGTCACACCTGCAGTTCCTGCACAG TTACCTGACCTACATCAAGCTGTGCACTCTGGTGAAGAGGAATGAGAGCATGGCCCACACTCTTCAGGCCAAACTGAAGGAGCCCGAGACTGATGAGAGCAAGAGGGGCCCCCGTCCTCAGGACCTGATCCGCCTCTATGACATCATCCTGCAG AGTCTGGCTGAGCTCTCCACCCTGCAGGGTCTGGAGGACGACCACACCTTCCAGAAGGAGGTGTCCCTTAAGACATTAGTCTACAAGGCTTATAG GTGTTTCTTCATAGCCCAGTCATATGTGCTGGTGAAGAAGTGGAGTGAGGCGCTGGTGCTGTATGAGAGGGTGCTGAAATACGCCAAGGAGGTCCAGTCTAAAGCCAAGAACCTCAACAACAGCCTCAAA GATCTCCCTGATGTTCAGGAGCTGATTGCTGAGGTCAATGCTGAGAAATACTCACTTCAAGCTGCTGCCATTTTAG acACAGATGAGACTGCTGAAGTTCCttctcagctgcaggtgaaagACAACAGG CCCCTCTGCGAACGCCTGGAGACCTTCCGCCTTGACACCGCCCTCGTAGGAAAGCATCCCAATCTGGTCCAGTTCCCCCCTGACTTCCAGCCAATCCC
- the polg2 gene encoding DNA polymerase subunit gamma-2, mitochondrial: MVAHCVRHCVTRLHTLCTVLSTHASSLKASQWGVAGVLRSSRGRCSSSGSGDVGEVSTLLQLCVDRHFVSPGHTNTELFGRGLSCSYGPLGMELRRNLLEQWWLSMSRARAQLFGINTLSSSRRDGDTEGGGQLRMVQAESLRQIFEQQHLSKEQMIQEVQTLLQRSLCVRTNLLQGALEEFVPSVELVNRKLPFGLAETGLCFQPSDGSGCPAEVTQASLVWFCSPRTSSQWLDHWARQRLKWWRKFSLSPSDFSSSEVPADELVGAASRGVRIVYNFPWGPEPLETLWNQGDAELLQTHKGVWTKLQCRSGRKSVPHVVSVTGNMDRGLMAFLSNSLQLLKKGDSKQRLLQRKVLKLHPVLAPVKVALDIGRGATMELRQVCEGLLQEFMESKISVWPGYLETVPTSMEQLHAKYDEMGVLFTVVISDNTLESGLLQVRSRDTTIKETMHISEIKNFLSRYISAADKI, from the exons ATGGTCGCACACTGTGTCAGACACTGTGTCACACGCCTCCACACACTGTGCACAGTCCTCTCCACACACGCCTCCTCGTTGAAAGCCTCGCAGTGGGGTGTAGCCGGTGTCCTGCGgtcctccagggggcgctgcagctcATCGGGGAGCGGGGATGTGGGTGAGGTGAgtactctgctgcagctctgtgtggaCAGACACTTCGTCTCACCCGGTCACACCAACACCGAGCTGTTCGGCCGCGGGCTGAGCTGCAGCTATGGGCCTCTGGGCatggagctgaggaggaacCTGCTGGAGCAGTGGTGGCTCTCAATGAGCCGGGCCAGAGCTCAGCTGTTTGGGATAAACACCCTGAGCAGCAGCCGCAGGGacggagacacagagggagggggacAGCTGAGGATGGTTCAGGCTGAGAGTTTAAGACAAATAtttgagcagcagcatctgagCAAGGAGCAGATGATCCAGGAGGTGCAGACGCTCCTTCAGAGGTCCCTATGCGTGAGAACAAACCTACTTCAAG GTGCCTTGGAAGAGTTTGTCCCCTCGGTGGAGCTGGTGAACAGGAAGTTGCCTTTCGGCCTGGCTGAGACTGGTCTGTGTTTTCAGCCCTCAGACGGTTCTGGTTG CCCTGCTGAGGTCACCCAGGCGTCTCTGGTGTGGTTCTGCTCTCCTCGCACCTCATCTCAGTGGCTCGATCACTGGGCACGACAGAGGCTGAAATGGTGGAGAAAA TTTTCCCTGTCTCCCTCCGACTTCAGCAGCAGCGAAGTCCCGGCAGATGAACTTGTGGGGGCGGCGTCTCGCGGTGTGAGGATCGTCTACAACTTCCCGTGGGGACCAGAGCCCCTGGAGACACTGTGGAACCAAGGAGacgctgagctgctgcagacacacaaaggagTCTGGACAAAATTGCAG tgtCGAAGCGGGCGCAAGTCGGTCCCTCACGTCGTCTCTGTGACCGGGAACATGGACCGAGGTTTGATGGCCTTTCTGTCCAActcgctgcagctgctgaagaaaGGAGACAGCAAGcagaggctgctgcagagaaag GTTCTGAAGTTGCATCCAGTGTTGGCTCCAGTCAAAGTGGCTTTAGACATTGGCAGAGGAGCCACTATGGAACTGAGACAg GTTTGTGAAGGCCTTCTGCAGGAGTTCATGGAGTCTAAGATCTCCGTGTGGCCCGGGTACCTTGAAACTGTGCCAACATCAATGGAGCAGCTGCACGCCAA GTACGATGAGATGGGAGTGCTCTTCACCGTGGTGATCAGTGACAACACGTTGGAGAGTGGACTCCTTCAGGTCCGCAGCAGAGACACCACCATCAAAGAAACCATGCACATCTCTGAGATCAAGAACTTTCTCTCCAGATACATTTCTGCTGCCGACAAAATCTGA